In the genome of Bosea sp. BIWAKO-01, the window GCCGAAATCCTGCGCGGCGCAATCCAGTCGATCCCGCGCGGCCAGTTCGAAGGCGCCATGGCGCTCGGGCTGCATCGCTGGTCGACCTTGCGTCTTGTGATCATGCCCCAGGCGATGATCCTGGCGCTCAGGCCACTCGGCAACGAGCTGATCGTGATGATCAAGGCCAGCGCGATCGCCTCGCTCGTCACGCTGTTCGACCTGATGGGCGCGACGAGGCTCGCCTTCGCCCGGTCCTTCGATCTCACGATCTATCTCTACGCCGCGCTGATCTATCTTCTTCTGGTCGAGGTGATCCGGCGGGTCTGGGACCGGCTGGAACTCAGGCTGACGCGGCATATGGCGCTACGCTGAGAGGGGCGCACCGCGCCCCTCTCCATTCCTGACAAAGTGCCTTGGCGACCGCGCGACTTCCCCCAATGGGTCGCGCGCGCTAAAGGCCGAAGCGAAACCAGAACCTATCAGCGGAGCGGAACATGGCTAAGGTTGCCTTCCTCGGTCTCGGCGTCATGGGCTACCCCATGGCCGGCCACCTCAAGGCCAAGGGCCACGACGTCACCGTCTATAACCGCAACGCAGCCAAGGCCCAGGCCTGGGTGACCCAGCATGGCGGCAAATCCGCCCCGACACCGGTCGAGGCGGCCAGGGGCCAGGAGATCGTCTTCGCCTGCGTCGGCAATGACGACGATCTGCGCTCCGTGACCATCGGCGAAGCCGGAGCCTTCACGGGCATGGCGAAGGGCGCTGTCTTCGTCGACCACACGACGGCCTCGGCTGGCGTCGCCCGCGAACTCGACGCGGCCGCGAAGGCGGGCGGCTTCGGCTTCATCGATGCGCCGGTCTCCGGCGGCCAGGCCGGCGCAGAGAACGGCGCGCTGACCGTGATGTGCGGCGGCGCTCCGGAAACCTATGCCCGGGTCGAGCCGGTGATCGGTGCGTTCGCGCGGATGTGCAAGCTGATGGGCCCGGCCGGCTCAGGCCAGCTCACCAAGATGGTCAACCAGATCTGCATCGCCGGACTGGTGCAGGGGCTGTCCGAGGGCATCCATTTCGCCAAGCGCGCCGGCCTCGATGTCGAGTCCATGCTGGAAGTGATTTCCAAGGGTGCCGCCGGCTCGTGGCAGATGGAGAACCGCGGCAAGACCATGAATGCCGGGAAGTTCAACTTCGGCTTCGCCGTCGACTGGATGCGCAAGGACCTCGACATCGTGCTCGAGGAGGCGCGTCGCAACGGCGCCCAGCTCCCTGTCACCGCGCTGGTCGACCAGTTCTATGCCGAAGTTCAGAAGATGGGCGGAAAGCGCTGGGATACGTCCAGCCTGATTGCGCGCCTCGAGGATTGATAGGGGCTCTCCGCGTTCACAGGACCAGCCGCGCCACCTCCTGGCGCAACACCGGCAGAAGCTCATCCTCGAACCAGGGATTGCGCTTCAACCAGGCATTGTTGCGCCAGGAGGGATGCGGCAGCGGAAGCACGCGCGGGCGGCGTGGCTCCGCCAGGATCGCGCGCCAGTCAGCGACCGTGGCGGAGAGATTGGCGCCCGCCTTCGCGCCAAGATGCCAGGCCTGCGCATAGCGGCCGATGGCGAGCACGAGCTCGACCTGCGGCATCGCCGCAAGCACGCGCATGCGCCAGATCGGCGCGCATTCACGGCGCGGCGGCAGATCCCCGCCCTGCGCGTCGAGCCCCGGGAAGCAATGGCCCATTGGCACCACCGCGACCCTGGCCGCATCGTAGAACGCCGCTTCGTCGAGCCCGAGCCATTGCCGCAGCCGGACGCCGGACGGATCGGTGAACGGCTTGCCACTGGCATGGACGCGGGTGCCCGGCGCCTGGCCGGCGATGCAGAGCCTGGCCGTCGGCGAGGCCTGGATCACCGGGCGCGGCTCATGCGGAAGCGGCGGCGGGAAGCGCGGCTCGTCGCGACAGATGCGGCAGGCAGCCAGTTCCTGCAGCACCGTGGCGAGCGTTTCGGGGGCGCGCTCGCGATCCGGCTTCATCGCGCCGCCAGACGGGGCGGCTCCCCGCGCCGCTGCGAAATCAGGCCGTCGCAGGTCCAGATCTTGGCGCTGGTCGCATAGCCATGCGGGTCACCCGCTTCGATGGTGGCGATGCCGTTGATGCGGCCGCTCGGCCGGTTGCGCAGGACATAGAGGCCCCCGCTGCGCTCGACCGTGAAGCAATAGGTGCGACGCTGCTCGGGCGGTCCGTAGTAATAGCAGACCGCATCCGGTGTGGTCGTCCAGCAGGCGTCGCGGTTCGGCACGTGCCGGTTATGTCCGCTCGCCCGGCCGTCGGCGTGATGATATTCGCTGAACGGCATACCGTTATTGTAGCGGCCGCTGACGGTGTTGCCTTCGAAAATGCGACGGATATCCTCGCCGCTCAGGCGCTCCGCGGCCTTCACCGGAGAGTTGGCGGCGGCCTGAAGCATGAGCGCAGCCGCAAGGAGCAGCAGACGCATCATCGCGAGGCAAGCCTGCGCCGTGACATCGGGACCTCGGGCGCCTGCGAGATCAGGCCGTCGCAATACCAGGGCTCCCCCTTGTCGGAATGGCCGCGCGGATTGCCAGGCTCGATGGCGGCAAGAGCATTGATCTGCCCGTTCGAGACATTGCGCAGGACGTAGAGCCGATCCGTCAGCTCGACCGTGAAGCAATGCACGGTGCGGTCGCTGGGAGGGCCATAGTAGTAGCAGACCTGATCCTCCTTCGTGATCCAACAGGCATCCTTGTTCGGCTGCCAGCCATTATGGCCGAGCGCACGGCCATCCGGCTCATGATACTCGGTGAAGAACCCGCCATTGGTGTAGCGGCCGCTCACCGTGTTGCCTTCGAAGGCTCGCTTGATCGCCTCGCCGTTCAGCCGTTCGGCTGCGACGGAGGGCTGGACCAGCACCAAGAGCGCCAGAAGGGCGAAAACCCGTCGCATCAGGCCTTCCAGCTTGGCCGCGCCGAGACTTCGCCATGCCACCGGCGGATGTTGGCGTATTCCTCAGGCAGCCGAACCCGGGACGGCTTCATGAAATCAACGGCAATGCCTGCGGTGATGTCGGCCACCGTGAACTGATCCCCCGACAGGAAGCGATTGCCGGCGAGCTGCAGGTCCATGATCAGGAGGTGGTCATCGATCTGCTCGCGGCTGGCCTCGGCCCATTCCGGCACCTGATGTTCAAGCTCTGCCATCGACGGGTGGCTGTGCCTGAAGACCGACATGACACTGGTGAACAGGCCAAGCTCGACGCGCCGGTTCCACATCTCGATCTGCGCCTGTGCCTTGGCATCCCCGCCGAAGAGCACGGGTTGGGGATGCAGGCTTTCGAGATAGCGGCAGATCGCAATCGTCTCGGCGAGAGCCGTTCCATCGTCGAGCATCAGCACGGGCAGGCGCTTCAGCGGGTTGATGCGGGCGAATTCGGGCGTGAGGTGCTCCTTCCGGGTTATATCGACCGGCACGAGCTCCGGCAGGGGAACGCCTTTCTCTGCGAAGAAGATGCGGACCCGCCGCGGATTGGGCGCGCGCCCGCCATCATAGAGCTTCATCGTCAACCTCATCGGAAACCGCGTGCGAACCCGACCATGGCGGAGGTCCGGCGGTCAACCATTTCAAACCCATTCGTGATGGCGCAGCCATGCCTGCTAGGTCGCCGTGCGTCCGTTCGGACGCAGGAGCGGCGATCTAGCACTTTATTTGAGCATCGGATTTTTCCGAAAACCGGATTCCACTTCTCGGTCCGATGCTCTAGCGCGGGTGAGCCTTGCGCCACGCCTCCGGCCGCTCGAACTGCAGAGCCCAGATGCCGCGCCCGGCAGATCGCGCCTCGTCTTCCTCGCTGCGATAATCACCATAGGCGACGGCATGGCCCTGCCGCACCATCGCGGCGTTGATATCGGTCTCGCCCTGCCTGCAGCGTGCGAGACCGCGGCCGTAGCGATCGACCCGGCCGATGTCGCAGGTGACGAGACCGCGCCCGATCAGAGCCAGCAGGGCACGGCGGGCGGCCCGGCCGCAATCGACGTCCCTGCCCGCGCTGTCGCGACAGCTCTGGCGGAATTCCGGGGCATCGATGCCTTCGAGCCTGAGCTCCTCGCCATTCAGCCGCAGCGAATCGCCATCGATCGCCTGGGCGGCTCCGGCAAGCATGCGGGCGGGGCCAAGCTTGTATTGCAGGACCGCGCCGGCGATCGCCAGCAGGCCGAGCAGCCCGAGCGCGACGACCAGATCGACCGGACGGCTGACGCGGCGCCAGCCGAAAGGTCCATATCGAGATCGTCCGAATCCGAAGCGCGCCATCAGTAAGAGCTTAACGATTTCGAGACCATAATGGCGAGCCGGGCGTGCAGGATCTGCCGCCGGAAGAGGTACATGCGTTCCGATTATGGCGGAAGTGACGGCCGAACAGATCCAGCGAGGGCGCGGTCCCGACCCCACGGCGTTGGCGCGGCGCAAGCTCGTCACGCGCGAGGTCAAGTCCGTGCGCGAGCGGCTGACCTCGACGACCGGCCTCGAACGCGCCTTCGACTACGAATTGCTGCGGGTCTTCGCCCAGTATCGCATGCACGGCTCGGTCGGCGCGCTGGTCCTGGCGTTGTGCATCGCGACCGCCGCTTGCCTCTGGGTCCCGGCTTACCAGGTCACCACCTGGCTCGGCATCGTCATCCTCGCCTCGGCCGTCATGGTCCTGCTTTGCCGCCGCTTCCTGGCGCAGCCGGCCGGCGAGGTGAATATTCGGCGCTGGCGCCGCCTGCTACCGGCGGCGGAAGCCTTTCATGGCCTGTCCTGGACGCTGATCCTCGTCCTGTTCGCGCAGGTCGACGGGCCGGGCGCCAAGGTCTTCGTCATGACGACACTGCTCGTCGTCAGCGCGCTGACCGTGATGCTGGCGGCGACGATCCCGCTCGCGGTCTATTCCGGACTGGGGCCGGTTACGATCGGCATCACGCTGTTCTTCTGGGGCCGCTCCGACATCGACAGCGTCACCATGGCGCTGATGGCGGCAGCGGCCCAGCTCTTCTTCATCTTCCTCGCCCACCGGCTCTATTCGAGTTCGGTCGCAACCATCGAGTTCCGCGCCGAGAAGGACGCACTGATCGCCGAGCTCGAGACTGCGACCGCGAATTCCGACGAGGCGCGCCGCAAGGCCGAAGAGGCCAACCTCGCCAAATCCCGCTTCCTCGCCACGATGAGCCATGAGCTGCGGACGCCGCTCAACGCCATCCTCGGCTTCTCCGAGGTGATGAAGAACGAGATCTTCGGCGTTCACGCCAACCCGGCCTACAAGGAATATTCGGGCGACATCCACGGCTCCGGCCAGCATCTGCTCAACCTGATCAACGAGATTCTCGATCTCTCGCGGATCGAGGCCGGCAAATACGCGCTGAACGAGGAGGCCCTCAGCCTGGCGGGCGTGGTCGACGAATGCCGGCACATGCTGAAGCTGCGCGCCAAGGCCAAGGGGCAAACGATCCGCGAGGCGGCCGAGCCGGATCTGCCCAAGGTCTGGGCGGACGAGCGCGCGATCCGGCAGGCGGTACTCAACATCCTGTCCAACGCGATCAAGTTCACGCCACAGGGCGGCGACATCACCATCAAGGTCGGCTGGACGGCGAATGGCGGACAGTATGTCTCGGTCACGGACACCGGGCCGGGCATTCCCGAGGATGAAATCCCGATCGTGCTGCAGACCTTCGGGCGCGGTTCGCTCGCCATCAAGACCGCCGAACAGGGCTCCGGCCTGGGGCTGCCGATCGTGAAGGGCCTGCTCGATCTCCATAATGGCGGCTTCCATCTGAAGTCCAGGCCGCGCGCCGGCACGGAAGTGACGATCACCCTGCCACCAGAGCGCGTGATGGACACGCTCGCGGCGCTGCCCGAGCCGGCACGATCGGCAGCCTAGGCGCGCTGTACGCACGGGATGCGCTCGCCAGAGCGGAGTTGCGATCGAATGGAGGGAGGCCGCTGAGACTGCCCGCTTCCATCATGCGGTTCGCCGGAACAGCCTCCCCGCTCGCGAAGGGAGAGAGAATGAGCGCTGCCATGGCGCGCGATCCGGTACGCTGGCCGAAGCAGGTGGTGCAGCGTCTCTGAGGGCCTGCCGCGCCAACCGTGACGGCATCCGAAGCGATCACCTTGACGCTCCCGGCAATTCCGGCAGTCATCACTCGCCCACCCGGCTTCAAATGGAAAATCGATACCGCAACCGCCTACTAAGGATTAAAATGGCGGTTACGCCCTTGTTTCACGGCGGGTAGGAGGGAGTGACGGCTCGCGGCGGCTATGGCCGTTGGAGCTCCCCTCAAGTGGTACAGAGCTTCATACGGCAAGCTCAGCGGACGGCACCCCACAGCTGTCGCGTGGATTCGCAGTGCGAGCCATCAAGCGTGGAACACCGGAGAAAGTGTCTTGAAGTAAAGGGAGGGCGTCATGCCCATCCAGGTCCCGAGTGATTTCCGCCGCGTGATCGTCGCTGCATCGGTAGGGAACGTCATCGAATGGTATGACTTCTATATATTTGGCAGCCTGGCTGCCATTCTGTCGGTCAAATTCTTCGAGAAGAGTCATCCGGTCGCGGCATTACTCAGCACAATTGCGCTGTTTACTGCCGGATTCCTGATCCGTCCGCTGGGAGCATTCCTCTTCGGATGGATGGGCGATCGGGTCGGCCGCAAATACACCTTCCTCGTTACGCTCAGTGGAATGGGGCTGGGCACCGGGGCGATCGGGTTGATCCCGACCTACGACTCAATCGGCCTGACTGCCGCATTCATTCTCTTCGGTTTGCGGATCATCCAGGGCCTGTGCCTGGGTGGCGAATATGGCGGCGCCATCACCTATGTCGCCGAGCATGTTCCGGACGAGCGCCGCGGCTACTATACCGGCTGGCTGCAAACCTCCCCGACGCTGGGGATCGTGGTATCGCTCATCGTGATCATCGCGACCCGCACCTATTTCGGCGAGGCGACATTCAACGCATGGGCGTGGCGCGTTCCATTCTTGATATCCTTCCTTCTGGTCGCCGTCGCAATCTACATCCGGCTCCAGCTCCAGGAGACACCGATATTCGAGGCGATCAAGGCCAGGGGACAGATGACCAGGAACCCCTGGAAGGAAGCCTTTCTCAGCTCCAACATCAAATATGTCGGGATCGCCACCCTCGTCCTGATCGGACAGGGAGTGGTCTGGTACAGCGGCCAGTTCTGGGCGTTGTACTTCCTGCAGCAGGTTTCCAAGCTGGACTCGCTGACCTCGTCCTACATCGTGGGAGCAGCGCTGCTCCTCGCAACCCCGAGCCTGATCTTCTTCGGCTGGCTATCCGACATCATCGGCCGCAAGCCAGTGATCCTCGGCGGCATGCTGCTTGCCGCGATCACCTACTATCCGCTGTATCTGTGGCTGGGAACGGTCACGCAACCTGGCAATGTCCACTTTCCGACTGCGATCTTCATCATCTTCATCCTCGTTTGCTATGTCGGGATGGTGTACGGGCCGGTCGGGGCCTTCCTCGCCGAATATTTCCCCGGCAGGATCCGGTACACGTCGGTATCGGTCCCCTATCACATCGGAAATGGCTGGGGTGGCGGATTGGTGCCATTCATCACGTCAGCGGCTTTCGCGGCGACCGGGAGCATCGGCTACGCGCTGATCTACCCGATCGCCGTTCCGGCGGTGTGCTTCGTGCTCTGCCTCTTCCTGATGCCGGAAACGCGCCAGATCAGCATTTGGGAACCCTTCGAGACGAAGGCTGCAACCTGACGAGATTGCCATCGGCGGGGCTGCCGGGGCTTCGCACCGTGCGCTCGGGGCTTGAGTTCGAAACGAGCATTTGGAGCAACAGAGCCGTCAGGCTCCCGCAGCTTCAGTCCTTCTTCGAGACCTGGGCCTGATCGAAGGTCGCCATGCCGGAATGGATGGCGGCGGCGGCCTTGACGAGGCTTGCCGCAAGCGCCGCCCCCGTGCCCTCGCCCAGCCGCATCTCGAGCGCCAGCAGCGGCTGCTTGCCGAGCCGGAGCAGCGCTTCGCGATGGGCGCCCTCGGCAGAGAGATGGCCGGCAAGGCAATGGTCGATCGAGGACGGCTCGATGGCGTGCAGGACCGCGGCGGCGGCGGTGACGACATAGCCGTCGAGAATGACCGGAATGCGCTGCAGCCGGGCAGCGATGATCGCGCCGCAAATGGCCGCGATCTCGCGCCCGCCAAGGCGGCGCAGCACTTCCAGCGGGTCGCCCAGATGCGCGGCGTGGAAGGCGAGGCCCGCCTCGACAGCGGCGATCTTGCGCTTGAGGCCGTCATCATCGACGCCAGTGCCCCGCCCGCACCACATCGCAGCGCCCCCGCCATAGAGCGCCGCATAGATCGCAGCCGCCGACGTGGTGTTGCCGATGCCCATCTCGCCGAGGCAGAGCAGATCGGCCCCGCCGGCGAGCGCCTCCATGCCGAACGCCATGGTCGCGACGCAGGCCTTCTCGTCGAGCGCGTCACCTTGCGTGAAATCGCCGGTCGGCAGGTCGAGGGCGAGGTCAAAGACCTTGAAGCCGAGATCGAAGGCTGCGCAGATCTGGTTGATCGCAGCGCCGCCGGCGGCAAAATTCTCCAGCATCTGGCGCGTCACCGCCTGCGGATAGGCCGAGACGCCCTGCGCCACGACCCCGTGATTCCCGGCGAAGACGCAAACAAGCGGCCGGTCGACGCGCGGGGGCGCCTTGCCTTGCCAGGCTGCGAGCCATTCAGCGATCTCCTCCATGCGGCCGAGGCTGCCGGCCGGCTTGGTGAGATCCTTGTCCCGGGCCCGCACGGCATTGGCCGCACCCATATCGGGGCCCGGCATGTTGGCTATGAGGCTACGGATATCGTCGAAGGGAAGGCCGGAAGCGGGCATCGCTGGATGTCTCGCGAAAGATGGAATCGGGCGGGATGCGGCGTGGCCGCCGGGTTGCCGCTGCTGCTATAGGCTTGGACGGCGGAAGACAATCGAGGATACCGAGACCGCATGGCCGACGCCCCTCCCGACATCTCGGAGTTCCCGGCCGGCCGGCCGCATTGGCCGGGCTGGCTGATCGCGACAGCGATCTGCATCCGCTTCTATTCGCGTCTCCCGGTGCCGCGCCTGCCCGGCGAGGAATCAGCGCATGGCCTGCCGGATTTCAGGCTGGTGCCGCGCGCCGTGCCGCTGGCTGCGCTGGTCATCGCCTTGCCCGCAACGCTTGTCCTCCTGGCTGCTGGCGCGGCCGGCATCAGCCCGCCGCTGGCAGCGGCGCTTGCCGTCACGGTCGCGGCACTGACGACGGGTGCTTTCCACGAGGACGGCCTCGCCGACACGGCCGACGGGCTGTTTGGAGGACATACGCCGGAACGGCGGCTGGAGATCATGAAAGACAGCCGCGTCGGCACCTTCGGGGCGATGGCGCTCGGGCTCTCCCTGCTGCTGCGGGTGACGGCACTCGCAGCCATTCTCCAGGCGCTCGGACCTCTGGCTGCAGCCGCCGCGCTGCTGATCGCGGCGCCTTGGTCGCGCGCCACAGCGCTCTATCTGCTCGCCACCGAGCCCCCTGCCCGGAGCTCCGGCGCCTCGGCTGCGGTTGGCCAGCCCACCGCCGCAACGGCCTGGACGGCGCTGGCGCTTGCGGTCGCGTTCGCCGTCGCAGGGACACTGGCCGCCGGGCTGCCGGCTCCGGGCCTTGCGCTGGGGCTGGCGCTATCCGTGCTCGTCCTGGCGGGGCTCGCCCGCCTCGCCCGCCGCCTGATCGGCGGCCAGACCGGCGATATTCTGGGTGCGGCCCAGCAACTCGCCGAGATCGCGCTCACCTGCGGCTTCGCCTTCGCGCTCGGCTCTGCCTGGCAATGAGCGGCGCCTCCAGCCCCTGCGTGCTGATCTGCGTGATCGACCCCGCATCGGGGCTCTGCGAAGGTTGCCTGCGAACGCTTCAGGAGATCGCCGACTGGTCGCGGCTGAG includes:
- a CDS encoding NAD(P)-dependent oxidoreductase, whose amino-acid sequence is MAKVAFLGLGVMGYPMAGHLKAKGHDVTVYNRNAAKAQAWVTQHGGKSAPTPVEAARGQEIVFACVGNDDDLRSVTIGEAGAFTGMAKGAVFVDHTTASAGVARELDAAAKAGGFGFIDAPVSGGQAGAENGALTVMCGGAPETYARVEPVIGAFARMCKLMGPAGSGQLTKMVNQICIAGLVQGLSEGIHFAKRAGLDVESMLEVISKGAAGSWQMENRGKTMNAGKFNFGFAVDWMRKDLDIVLEEARRNGAQLPVTALVDQFYAEVQKMGGKRWDTSSLIARLED
- a CDS encoding uracil-DNA glycosylase family protein, producing the protein MKPDRERAPETLATVLQELAACRICRDEPRFPPPLPHEPRPVIQASPTARLCIAGQAPGTRVHASGKPFTDPSGVRLRQWLGLDEAAFYDAARVAVVPMGHCFPGLDAQGGDLPPRRECAPIWRMRVLAAMPQVELVLAIGRYAQAWHLGAKAGANLSATVADWRAILAEPRRPRVLPLPHPSWRNNAWLKRNPWFEDELLPVLRQEVARLVL
- a CDS encoding glutathione S-transferase family protein; this translates as MKLYDGGRAPNPRRVRIFFAEKGVPLPELVPVDITRKEHLTPEFARINPLKRLPVLMLDDGTALAETIAICRYLESLHPQPVLFGGDAKAQAQIEMWNRRVELGLFTSVMSVFRHSHPSMAELEHQVPEWAEASREQIDDHLLIMDLQLAGNRFLSGDQFTVADITAGIAVDFMKPSRVRLPEEYANIRRWHGEVSARPSWKA
- a CDS encoding thermonuclease family protein, encoding MARFGFGRSRYGPFGWRRVSRPVDLVVALGLLGLLAIAGAVLQYKLGPARMLAGAAQAIDGDSLRLNGEELRLEGIDAPEFRQSCRDSAGRDVDCGRAARRALLALIGRGLVTCDIGRVDRYGRGLARCRQGETDINAAMVRQGHAVAYGDYRSEEDEARSAGRGIWALQFERPEAWRKAHPR
- a CDS encoding HAMP domain-containing sensor histidine kinase — protein: MAEVTAEQIQRGRGPDPTALARRKLVTREVKSVRERLTSTTGLERAFDYELLRVFAQYRMHGSVGALVLALCIATAACLWVPAYQVTTWLGIVILASAVMVLLCRRFLAQPAGEVNIRRWRRLLPAAEAFHGLSWTLILVLFAQVDGPGAKVFVMTTLLVVSALTVMLAATIPLAVYSGLGPVTIGITLFFWGRSDIDSVTMALMAAAAQLFFIFLAHRLYSSSVATIEFRAEKDALIAELETATANSDEARRKAEEANLAKSRFLATMSHELRTPLNAILGFSEVMKNEIFGVHANPAYKEYSGDIHGSGQHLLNLINEILDLSRIEAGKYALNEEALSLAGVVDECRHMLKLRAKAKGQTIREAAEPDLPKVWADERAIRQAVLNILSNAIKFTPQGGDITIKVGWTANGGQYVSVTDTGPGIPEDEIPIVLQTFGRGSLAIKTAEQGSGLGLPIVKGLLDLHNGGFHLKSRPRAGTEVTITLPPERVMDTLAALPEPARSAA
- a CDS encoding MFS transporter is translated as MPIQVPSDFRRVIVAASVGNVIEWYDFYIFGSLAAILSVKFFEKSHPVAALLSTIALFTAGFLIRPLGAFLFGWMGDRVGRKYTFLVTLSGMGLGTGAIGLIPTYDSIGLTAAFILFGLRIIQGLCLGGEYGGAITYVAEHVPDERRGYYTGWLQTSPTLGIVVSLIVIIATRTYFGEATFNAWAWRVPFLISFLLVAVAIYIRLQLQETPIFEAIKARGQMTRNPWKEAFLSSNIKYVGIATLVLIGQGVVWYSGQFWALYFLQQVSKLDSLTSSYIVGAALLLATPSLIFFGWLSDIIGRKPVILGGMLLAAITYYPLYLWLGTVTQPGNVHFPTAIFIIFILVCYVGMVYGPVGAFLAEYFPGRIRYTSVSVPYHIGNGWGGGLVPFITSAAFAATGSIGYALIYPIAVPAVCFVLCLFLMPETRQISIWEPFETKAAT
- the cobT gene encoding nicotinate-nucleotide--dimethylbenzimidazole phosphoribosyltransferase — protein: MPASGLPFDDIRSLIANMPGPDMGAANAVRARDKDLTKPAGSLGRMEEIAEWLAAWQGKAPPRVDRPLVCVFAGNHGVVAQGVSAYPQAVTRQMLENFAAGGAAINQICAAFDLGFKVFDLALDLPTGDFTQGDALDEKACVATMAFGMEALAGGADLLCLGEMGIGNTTSAAAIYAALYGGGAAMWCGRGTGVDDDGLKRKIAAVEAGLAFHAAHLGDPLEVLRRLGGREIAAICGAIIAARLQRIPVILDGYVVTAAAAVLHAIEPSSIDHCLAGHLSAEGAHREALLRLGKQPLLALEMRLGEGTGAALAASLVKAAAAIHSGMATFDQAQVSKKD
- a CDS encoding adenosylcobinamide-GDP ribazoletransferase, encoding MADAPPDISEFPAGRPHWPGWLIATAICIRFYSRLPVPRLPGEESAHGLPDFRLVPRAVPLAALVIALPATLVLLAAGAAGISPPLAAALAVTVAALTTGAFHEDGLADTADGLFGGHTPERRLEIMKDSRVGTFGAMALGLSLLLRVTALAAILQALGPLAAAAALLIAAPWSRATALYLLATEPPARSSGASAAVGQPTAATAWTALALAVAFAVAGTLAAGLPAPGLALGLALSVLVLAGLARLARRLIGGQTGDILGAAQQLAEIALTCGFAFALGSAWQ
- a CDS encoding DUF1289 domain-containing protein, translated to MSGASSPCVLICVIDPASGLCEGCLRTLQEIADWSRLSEAERLAVMAELPRRKMAPDRSSRPTG